A stretch of the Nakaseomyces glabratus chromosome L, complete sequence genome encodes the following:
- the RRT12 gene encoding Rrt12p (CAGL0L10802g~Ortholog(s) have role in ascospore wall assembly and ascospore wall, nuclear envelope localization) codes for MKLITIIIYLFAFVSAEEYIVSLKGPKAFQRFMDSQLVQEILESKPIRKRIIKTYSFGNFRGFVIDLPNEWLIKIRRSPFVSQVVPNFSFKAFDEETALSEVYRGRTIVARGENGGSPELQGFKKEECRGDSVYFDKFEASGKDMPQVNGKLLSRYIKTQSEAPRHLARLSRRSQLPYDFNDPTRYESDFNYYYYGWHQGRSVNAYVLDSGVMIDHCDFEGRAYYGADFIRSGNSGDQNGHGTHVAGLIGSKTYGVSKKVNIIDVKVLDSVGSGTLDTVMSGLEFVSNHCNYKGKQGKQGKQGKPVWGSEDSHDDDVESKRCVINLSLGTFRSTIINEAIEELIKQGIVVVVAAGNSNMNACWTSPASVADVITVGAFDDRIDSIAKFSNWGNCVDIFAPGVLVKSLSNKFPYYPIEQTGTSMATPIVTGLVALLLDSGIKPTQIKKRLNELATDNIFPRRTLLFKPGTPNRIAFNGVKRDDDDYHHYSYPNITIEHILKELDSYTTPAITKGVLLV; via the coding sequence ATGAAACTCATTAcgattattatatatttatttgcGTTTGTATCCGCCGAGGAGTACATTGTGTCGCTGAAGGGGCCCAAGGCGTTTCAGCGGTTCATGGATTCCCAGCTTGTGCAAGAAATACTGGAGTCCAAGCCTATCAGGAAGCGTATAATCAAGACGTATTCCTTTGGCAATTTCCGCGGGTTTGTCATAGACCTGCCCAACGAGTGGCTGATCAAGATCAGGAGGAGCCCATTCGTGTCTCAAGTGGTGCCTAATTTCTCGTTCAAGGCCTTTGACGAAGAGACAGCGCTGAGCGAAGTGTACAGAGGCAGGACAATAGTGGCGCGTGGTGAGAACGGCGGGAGCCCAGAGCTCCAAGGGTTCAAGAAGGAAGAGTGTCGTGGTGACAGTGTCTATTTTGACAAGTTCGAGGCCAGTGGCAAGGACATGCCGCAGGTGAACGGGAAGTTGCTATCGCGGTACATCAAGACGCAGTCCGAGGCACCACGGCATCTAGCCCGGCTATCGAGACGGTCGCAACTGCCATATGATTTCAACGACCCGACGAGGTACGAGAGCGATTTCAATTACTATTACTATGGATGGCATCAAGGGCGGTCAGTGAATGCGTATGTGCTGGACAGTGGTGTCATGATTGATCACTGTGACTTCGAAGGGCGAGCCTATTACGGAGCCGATTTCATCCGCAGTGGTAACTCTGGGGATCAGAACGGGCATGGCACGCATGTAGCTGGGCTAATAGGTTCTAAGACCTATGGGGTGTCAAAGAAAGTGAACATCATCGATGTGAAAGTGTTGGATAGTGTGGGCAGCGGTACATTAGATACAGTGATGAGTGGGTTAGAGTTTGTCTCTAACCATTGCAACTACAAGGGCAAGCAAGGCAAGCAAGGTAAGCAAGGCAAGCCCGTCTGGGGCAGTGAGGATTCACACGATGACGACGTTGAGAGTAAGAGGTGCGTCATCAATCTCAGTCTTGGCACATTTCGGAGTACCATCATCAACGAGGCCATTGAGGAGTTGATCAAGCAAGGGATCGTTGTGGTAGTTGCAGCCGGTAATTCCAACATGAACGCCTGTTGGACCAGTCCCGCGTCCGTGGCGGATGTGATCACTGTGGGGGCCTTTGACGATCGCATTGACTCCATAGCGAAATTCAGCAATTGGGGCAACTGCGTCGACATCTTCGCACCGGGTGTGCTAGTGAAGTCGTTGTCGAACAAGTTTCCTTACTACCCCATAGAGCAAACGGGCACGTCGATGGCCACACCGATAGTTACGGGTCTGGTGGCATTGCTGCTGGACTCCGGGATCAAACCAACCcagataaagaaaagactCAACGAATTGGCGACCGATAACATCTTCCCAAGAAGAACACTGCTGTTCAAGCCAGGAACCCCAAACAGAATCGCATTCAACGGGGTCAAGAGAGACGACGACGACTACCACCACTACAGCTACCCGAACATCACCATCGAGCACATCCTCAAGGAATTGGACAGCTATACAACCCCAGCAATTACAAAAGGAGTACTCTTAGTTTAA
- the IMG1 gene encoding mitochondrial 54S ribosomal protein bL19m (CAGL0L10824g~Ortholog(s) have structural constituent of ribosome activity and mitochondrial large ribosomal subunit localization), with protein sequence MYNRSTSLVSRLAPSLMRFSRAYQLPSSSRKVISIYPVLEQKEKRANILKKLSQEQLDSKLDANNERRKLLAKGHKDCLKAGDIIRVVYDQSKCNYDTFVGYVLSVDRKELIEDASVLLRNQVAKTMVEMRIPIFSPLIERIDVLRKSDGKRKRNKHYYIRNTRLDVGDLEAGLKKR encoded by the coding sequence ATGTACAATCGTTCAACTTCACTAGTCTCCAGGCTGGCTCCCTCCCTGATGAGGTTTTCGAGGGCATACCAACTGCCCTCAAGCTCCAGGAAAGTCATCTCTATATACCCGGTGTTGGAGCAAAAGGAGAAAAGGGCcaatatattgaaaaagcTAAGTCAAGAGCAGTTGGACAGCAAGCTTGATGCTAATAACGAAAGAAGGAAGCTATTGGCAAAGGGTCACAAGGATTGCTTGAAGGCAGGGGACATAATCCGTGTTGTTTATGATCAGTCCAAATGTAACTACGATACATTTGTTGGTTATGTGCTCTCTGTTGATAGAAAGGAACTTATTGAAGATGCATCTGTTTTGTTGAGAAACCAAGTGGCTAAGACGATGGTAGAAATGAGGATACCGATCTTCTCTCCATTGATTGAAAGAATAGACGTATTGAGAAAGTCAGACgggaagagaaagagaaacaAGCACTACTACATCAGAAACACCAGACTGGATGTCGGCGACTTAGAAGCCGgcttgaagaagaggtaA
- the BUD23 gene encoding 18S rRNA (guanine1575-N7)-methyltransferase (CAGL0L10846g~Ortholog(s) have rRNA (guanine) methyltransferase activity) has product MSRPEELAPPEIFYNDSESKKYTASTRVQHIQAKMTLRSLELLNIEPNSFILDIGCGSGLSGEILTEEGHVWCGLDISPSMLATGLTRELEGDLMLQDMGQGIPFRPGTFDAAISISAIQWLCNADTSYNDPKRRLMRFFNGLFAALKKGGKFVAQFYPKNDDQVDQILQAAKVAGFSGGLVIDDPESKKNKKYYLVLSSGSPSNEEKQVNLEGVTMDATDVDSKEPRHKQSKTLLGESKKNFIMRKKELMRRRGRQVAHDSKFTGRKRRTKF; this is encoded by the coding sequence ATGTCTCGTCCCGAAGAGCTTGCACCACCGGAGATCTTTTATAATGATTCggaatcaaagaaatatacTGCATCTACCAGAGTGCAGCATATTCAGGCTAAAATGACCTTACGTTCTTTGGAGCTTTTAAATATTGAGCCTAACTCTTTCATATTAGATATCGGTTGTGGTTCTGGTTTAAGTGGTGAAATTTTAACTGAGGAAGGGCATGTGTGGTGCGGTCTAGATATATCTCCAAGCATGTTGGCTACCGGTTTAACTAGAGAGCTGGAAGGAGACCTGATGTTGCAGGATATGGGTCAAGGTATACCATTCAGACCTGGTACATTTGATGCAGCTATAAGTATCAGTGCGATCCAATGGCTATGTAATGCTGACACTTCATACAATGACCCGAAGAGAAGATTAATGAGATTTTTCAACGGTTTATTTGCAGCATTGAAGAAAGGTGGTAAGTTTGTTGCACAATTCTATCCAAAGAACGATGACCAAGTTGATCAGATATTGCAGGCTGCTAAGGTCGCTGGTTTCAGCGGTGGTTTAGTAATTGACGATCCAGAATCgaagaagaataagaagTACTATCTTGTGTTGAGTTCTGGTTCTCCAAGTAACGAAGAAAAGCAAGTTAACCTGGAAGGTGTTACCATGGATGCTACTGATGTAGACTCAAAAGAACCAAGACATAAACAGTCGAAGACATTACTAGGTGAATCGAAGAAGAATTTCATTATGAGAAAGAAGGAACTTATGAGAAGGCGTGGTAGACAGGTTGCTCATGACTCCAAGTTTACCGgtagaaagagaagaacgAAGTTTTGA
- the FSF1 gene encoding Fsf1p (CAGL0L10868g~Ortholog(s) have mitochondrion, plasma membrane localization), whose product MASSITGPIPLPESRFDLNTYWGRVRHCAEISDPTMLLTTSSDLNRAKDIISKYRHGELKHTTPEFWRAKKQLDSTVHPDTGETVLLPFRMSSCVLSNLVVTVGMLTPGLGTAGTVFWQWANQSLNVAVNSANANKSHPMSTTQLVTNYAAAVTASCGVALGLNNLVPKLKNIQPHTRLILGRLVPFAAVVSAGIVNVFLMRGNEIQKGISVFDEHGEEVGKSKKAAFFAVGETALSRVINATPTMVIPPLILVRLQRGFLKNKSMGFQTMVNLGLIATTMFSALPFALAIFPQKQAIQLKSLEDDLHGKKDKNGKEIETVYFNRGI is encoded by the coding sequence ATGGCATCGTCAATTACAGGACCTATACCGCTACCGGAGTCTCGGTTTGATTTGAATACGTACTGGGGTCGTGTGCGTCATTGTGCTGAGATATCAGACCCTACTATGTTGTTGACCACCAGTAGCGATCTTAACAGGGCCAAGGACATCATCTCTAAGTACCGTCACGGTGAGCTAAAGCACACTACGCCTGAATTCTGGCGTGCGAAGAAACAGTTGGATTCAACTGTGCATCCTGACACCGGTGAAACTGTTCTATTACCATTTAGAATGTCCTCTTGTGTGCTTTCCAATTTAGTAGTCACAGTTGGTATGTTGACACCAGGGTTGGGTACGGCCGGGACTGTGTTTTGGCAATGGGCTAATCAGTCCCTAAATGTCGCAGTGAATTCTGCAAACGCCAACAAATCACACCCAATGTCCACCACCCAATTGGTGACAAATTATGCAGCCGCTGTTACTGCTTCCTGTGGTGTTGCCCTGGGTCTAAATAACCTTGTGCCCAAGCTGAAAAACATCCAACCACACACTAGATTGATTCTTGGGAGATTAGTTCCATTTGCTGCCGTTGTGTCAGCTGGTATAGTTAATGTATTCTTGATGAGAGGTAATGAGATTCAAAAGGGTATCTCTGTATTTGATGAGCATGGTGAGGAAGTAGGTAAATCAAAGAAAGCGGCCTTTTTTGCTGTCGGTGAAACAGCTCTAAGTAGGGTCATTAATGCTACGCCAACTATGGTCATTCCACCATTGATCTTGGTGAGATTACAACGGGGTTTCCTAAAGAATAAGTCAATGGGTTTTCAAACAATGGTTAACTTGGGTCTGATAGCCACTACCATGTTCTCTGCACTGCCATTTGCCCTTGCTATCTTCCCACAAAAGCAAGCGATCCAACTAAAAAGCCTGGAAGATGATCTGCATGGTAAAAAGGATAAGAAcggaaaagaaattgaaactgTTTACTTTAACAGAGGTATATAA
- the YTM1 gene encoding Ytm1p (CAGL0L10890g~Ortholog(s) have role in cellular response to biotic stimulus, cellular response to starvation and chromosome organization, more) — translation MSTDTSQVKVKFFTREKDESLHVDDVPMYAPISLKRYGLSEIVNHLLESETPIPFDFLIDGELLRTSLQEYLTKKGLSSETTLTVEYTRAVLPPSFLANFNNDDWVSALDVSDDFRHIYSGSYDGVVRTWNMSGKVEKQYSGHTGAVKAVKYISNTRIVSAGNDRSLRLWKTKNDDGSVSNNTGDENDEENIEDGKTLAILEGHKAPVVSLDVASNSRILSASYDNTVALWSTIYKEMTAIDHLEEIQNPNNKISTAAKKRRKLTLKDGTIRRRAPLSLLESHTGPVEQVIFDHGDNTVGYSVSQDHTIKTWDLVTARCIDTKTTSYPLLSIAQMPTLNLLACGSSVRHITLHDPRVSSSAKITQKQLVGHKNFVVGLDTCSENEYLLCSASHDGTVKVWDVRSTSPMYTITRQDPTVEKGVNDKVFAVKWAKSIGIISGGQDKKIQINKGDNIFKN, via the coding sequence ATGTCTACTGATACAAGCCAAGTTAAAGTAAAGTTTTTCACCCGTGAGAAGGATGAGAGCTTACATGTGGATGATGTCCCCATGTATGCTCCCATCTCATTGAAGAGATATGGTCTATCTGAAATTGTCAACCATTTATTGGAGAGTGAGACCCCTATTCCATTTGATTTCTTGATTGACGGTGAGCTGTTGCGTACATCTCTTCAAGAGTACTTGACCAAGAAAGGTTTGTCAAGTGAAACTACACTTACAGTCGAGTATACTAGGGCCGTTCTACCGCCATCTTTCCTAGCAAACTTTAACAACGACGATTGGGTCAGTGCTCTGGATGTCAGCGACGATTTCAGACATATCTACAGTGGGTCTTATGACGGTGTGGTGCGTACTTGGAATATGTCAGGAAAAGTCGAGAAACAATACAGCGGACATACTGGTGCCGTTAAAGCTGTCAAGTACATTTCCAATACAAGAATTGTATCCGCTGGTAATGATCGTTCTTTGAGATTATGGAAAACTAAGAATGATGATGGTAGTGTGAGTAATAATACTGGTGATGAGAATGACGAAGAGAATATCGAAGATGGTAAGACTCTAGCTATCTTGGAAGGCCACAAAGCTCCCGTTGTCTCTCTAGATGTGGCCTCCAACTCTAGAATATTATCTGCATCTTATGATAATACTGTGGCTCTATGGTCCACTATATATAAGGAGATGACAGCCATTGATcatcttgaagaaatccAGAACCcaaacaacaaaatatcaaccgctgcaaagaaaagaagaaagctgACTTTGAAGGACGGTACGATCAGAAGACGTGCTCCATTGTCCTTGCTTGAATCCCACACAGGCCCTGTTGAACAAGTCATCTTTGACCATGGCGACAACACTGTCGGTTATTCTGTTTCACAGGATCACACAATAAAAACTTGGGATTTAGTGACAGCCAGATGTATCGATACCAAGACCACTTCTTATCCACTACTATCTATAGCACAAATGCCAACTCTAAACTTACTAGCATGTGGCTCAAGTGTAAGACATATTACTTTGCATGATCCTCGTGTATCATCTTCCGCTAAGATCACTCAAAAGCAACTCGTAGGACATAAGAACTTTGTTGTTGGTCTGGATACCTGCTCTGAAAACGAATACTTGTTATGCTCTGCTTCTCATGATGGTACAGTCAAAGTATGGGATGTCAGATCGACCTCTCCAATGTATACTATAACAAGACAAGATCCAACAGTAGAAAAAGGTGTAAACGATAAAGTTTTTGCTGTTAAGTGGGCTAAAAGCATAGGTATCATCAGCGGTGGTCAAGACaagaaaattcaaataaataaagGTGATAATATCTTCAAGAACTAA
- the TPO4 gene encoding Tpo4p (CAGL0L10912g~Ortholog(s) have spermidine transmembrane transporter activity, spermine transmembrane transporter activity, role in spermidine transport, spermine transport and fungal-type vacuole membrane, plasma membrane localization) has translation MAGTNQVGDTNSSTLNSSNDISDKMSLNNVDVRDPSPNDSEECKKASAEHEELEEDEDVGVDPKTLDWDGPGDLDNPHNWPSWKKWYATMVAAFLCLAVTMNSSLYVSGVPELVAKYHVNQTLALAGLTFYLLGLANVIGAPLSEVFGRKPIYLFSLPISMLFTMGVGLSGGHMRTILPLRFFAGFFASPCLSVGSGTILDVFDVDEVSVAMTFFSLAPFLGPVISPIIAGFAVEERSWRYTQWIQLWASGLILPLIAIMPETHKGLILRKRAQKRNIKLKAFTNAEKKEFLKLTFTITIMRPIKMLMVEPIVLVFSIYVAFIFAVLFAFFEAYPVIYRGVYHMKLGVSGLPFIGIGLGLWMGAFTYILIDRKFLFPKAPKGTPPIENPTSLRTTPFRGHRDPETGQLKPIHPEKFLLACKIGSVALPIALFWQAWTSRPDVHWMAPIAAGVPFGFGLILIFFSVLMYFSTCYPPLVVASTLAANNLLRYITSSVFPLFTIQMYTNMKIKWASTLFALICVVMIPIPWIFERWGPKLRDISQFGYSAMAREQAEKIKAEHPDEEIEDNDDHDLDLTRITTLRTIETAYSHQNSNTLEHTISNTSGNHNVRKVATNNLSQTASHQKPTDEMYNMADSGSAFDESSENSSRMV, from the coding sequence ATGGCCGGTACAAATCAAGTTGGTGATACTAATAGCAGTACGCTCAATTCCAGTAACGACATTTCTGATAAGATGTCTTTGAATAACGTTGATGTGCGCGACCCTTCGCCCAATGATTCAGAAGAGTGCAAAAAAGCCAGTGCGGAACACGAAGAACTCgaagaagacgaagacGTAGGGGTGGATCCCAAGACTTTGGACTGGGATGGTCCTGGCGATTTGGATAATCCTCATAACTGGCCCTCATGGAAGAAATGGTACGCTACCATGGTAGCTGCTTTTTTGTGTCTGGCGGTTACAATGAACTCTTCTCTATATGTGTCCGGTGTTCCCGAACTAGTGGCGAAATACCATGTGAATCAGACTTTGGCCCTAGCCGGTTTGACCTTCTACCTGTTGGGTCTAGCTAATGTTATCGGCGCTCCCTTGAGTGAAGTGTTCGGTCGTAAGCCTATCTACCTGTTCAGTTTACCAATTTCAATGCTTTTCACTATGGGTGTTGGTCTTTCCGGAGGTCACATGAGAACCATTCTACCACTGCGTTTCTTCGCTGGGTTTTTCGCCTCTCCATGCTTATCCGTCGGTTCTGGTACTATCCTAGATGTATTCGATGTCGATGAGGTCTCTGTCGCAATGACTTTCTTCTCGTTGGCACCATTTTTGGGTCCTGTCATCAGTCCCATCATCGCGGGTTTCGCTGTAGAGGAAAGAAGTTGGCGTTACACCCAATGGATTCAACTGTGGGCTAGTGGTTTGATCTTGCCACTAATCGCAATCATGCCAGAGACTCACAAAGGTTTGATTCTAAGAAAACGTGCTCAGAAGAGAAACATAAAGCTAAAGGCGTTCACGAATGcagagaagaaagagtttCTGAAATTGACTTTCACTATCACTATCATGCGTCCAATTAAAATGCTAATGGTTGAGCCTATCGTTCTGGTCTTTTCCATTTATGTGGCTTTCATCTTTGCAGTTTTGTTTGCTTTCTTTGAAGCCTATCCAGTTATTTACCGTGGTGTTTACCACATGAAATTAGGTGTTTCCGGTCTGCCTTTTATTGGTATTGGTCTAGGTTTATGGATGGGTGCCTTTacatatattttgattGATAGAAAGTTTTTGTTCCCAAAGGCGCCAAAGGGTACACCTCCAATTGAAAATCCTACTTCTTTGAGAACAACACCATTTAGAGGACATAGAGACCCAGAGACAGGCCAATTAAAACCAATTCACCCTGAAAAGTTTCTGTTGGCCTGTAAAATTGGTTCAGTTGCTCTTCCAATCGCTCTGTTCTGGCAGGCGTGGACTTCTAGACCAGATGTTCACTGGATGGCTCCAATTGCCGCTGGTGTTCcttttggttttggtttgattttgatctttttcAGTGTTTTGATGTATTTCTCAACCTGCTACCCACCATTGGTCGTTGCCTCTACTTTGGCAGCTAATAATTTGCTAAGATACATTACCAGTAGTGTTTTCCCATTATTTACCATCCAAATGTACACTAATATGAAGATCAAATGGGCCAGCACATTGTTCGCTCTGATCTGTGTTGTAATGATCCCAATTCCATGGATCTTTGAAAGATGGGGACCTAAATTGAGAGACATTTCACAATTTGGTTACAGTGCTATGGCTAGAGAACAAGcagaaaaaattaaagcAGAACACCCTGATGAGgaaattgaagataatgatGATCATGATTTGGATTTGACAAGAATTACCACATTAAGAACCATAGAGACTGCATACTCCCACCAAAATTCTAATACGTTGGAGCACACAATTTCGAATACCAGTGGTAATCACAATGTTCGTAAGGTTGCAACCAATAATTTATCACAAACAGCCAGTCATCAAAAGCCAACTGATGAAATGTATAATATGGCAGACAGTGGTAGTGCATTCGATGAGTCTTCAGAAAACTCCTCTAGAATGGTATAG
- the MOD5 gene encoding tRNA dimethylallyltransferase (CAGL0L10934g~Ortholog(s) have tRNA binding, tRNA dimethylallyltransferase activity, role in tRNA modification, transfer RNA gene-mediated silencing and cytosol, mitochondrion, nucleolus localization), whose protein sequence is MSAMKKVIVVAGTTGVGKSQLSIQLAQRYNGEVINSDSMQVYRDIPIITNKHPVEERFGVPHHVMNHVGWEEEYYLHRFESECLSAIADIHSRDKTPIIVGGTHYYLQVLFNKHIDTATMDSVPETIELSEQQRSLLESGDSDRIYETLTSVDPQIAKKFHPNDTRRVRRMLEIFYQTKKKPSDLFSKQEVSPKFDTLFYWIYSNPTELDERLDSRVDAMLKSGGMDEINELYRYYKEHNLNPEQCENGVWQVIGFKEFLPWLCDPKTATLENCVERMKIRTRQYAKRQVKWIRKMLIPDINGDIYLLNATNLLNWDQTVSKRAFAIGDQFMKNENITAAHAPEELRHLISKEQTVERKLDNWDHFTCDVCKDNKDQPLLCIGEKNWNIHLNSRRHRSNLKRKHKKSGFEKWQMAKKANLENKENEV, encoded by the coding sequence ATGAGTGCGATGAAGAAAGTTATAGTGGTTGCCGGTACTACGGGTGTCGGGAAGTCGCAGCTGTCTATACAATTGGCGCAACGGTACAATGGTGAGGTGATCAATTCTGACTCGATGCAAGTGTATAGGGATATCCCTATCATCACCAACAAGCACCCTGTGGAGGAACGGTTTGGGGTGCCCCACCACGTTATGAACCATGTAGGATGGGAGGAAGAGTACTATTTACATAGGTTCGAGTCCGAGTGTCTCTCGGCGATTGCAGACATACACAGCAGAGACAAAACACCGATAATCGTCGGCGGTACCCACTACTATCTGCAAGTGCTGTTTAACAAACATATCGATACGGCCACCATGGATTCTGTACCTGAGACCATTGAACTCAGTGAACAACAGCGATCACTATTGGAGTCGGGCGATAGTGACAGGATATACGAGACTTTAACCAGTGTGGATCCACAGATAGCCAAGAAATTTCATCCCAACGATACTAGGAGAGTACGAAGGATGCTAGAGATTTTTTACCAGACTAAGAAGAAACCGAGCGACTTATTCAGCAAACAGGAAGTCTCCCCGAAATTTGACACTTTGTTCTATTGGATATATAGCAACCCTACAGAACTGGACGAAAGACTGGACTCTCGTGTGGATGCCATGTTAAAATCAGGTGGTATGGATGAGATAAACGAGCTGTATAGATATTATAAAGAACATAACCTGAACCCCGAACAGTGTGAAAATGGTGTATGGCAGGTGATAGGCTTCAAAGAGTTCTTGCCATGGTTGTGCGATCCAAAGACAGCAACACTAGAAAATTGTGTAGAGAGAATGAAAATACGAACACGACAATACGCTAAGAGGCAAGTGAAGTGGATAAGGAAAATGCTCATCCCGGACATCAACGGAGATATATACTTACTAAACGCCACAAACCTTCTCAACTGGGACCAGACAGTTTCTAAGAGAGCTTTTGCGATTGGCGACCAGTTCATGAAAAACGAAAACATAACTGCCGCTCACGCACCTGAAGAATTGCGACACTTAATATCTAAAGAACAAACCGTTGAAAGAAAGTTGGACAATTGGGATCACTTCACGTGTGATGTATGCAAAGATAATAAGGACCAACCTCTACTCTGCATAGGTGAGaaaaattggaatattCACTTGAATAGCCGGAGACATAGATCGAACCTGAAAAGGaaacataaaaaatcaGGATTCGAAAAATGGCAGATGGCAAAAAAAGCTAATCTcgaaaacaaagaaaatgaagtgTAA